In Poecilia reticulata strain Guanapo linkage group LG1, Guppy_female_1.0+MT, whole genome shotgun sequence, one genomic interval encodes:
- the fip1l1b gene encoding pre-mRNA 3'-end-processing factor FIP1 isoform X2 — MSGEEADKTATTDASAGDEEEEWLYGDESESKEEDEEPKLDAAASAPAETSTDDAAAVVDVHATGNGVVSESQGEAAGEDVESDSDSDDDDDDVRVTIGDIKTGAPQYTTYGTPPVNLNIKTTGSRPYGQVTTKVKGVDLDAPGSINGVPVLEVDMESFEEKPWRKPGADLSDYFNYGFNEDTWKAYCEKQKRLRMGLEVSTIGSVTSKISVQQGRTGNEKDVSSLVVHTSKTDFTSPVSLYKSAVSQITRKTSGTIDVIGGQTATISRVEGRRRHNLEGNNIQVISEHSTSEAEPAAAKIPTFFPPGPLPPNIPPPPFLPPPPNVSTAPPLIPPPRLPITVPPPGFHPPTSGPPPSLIPPMDSHPGGYDGRSVPPYPFPQGAYPPPLTGGVPPPWPPMVDNSKPWDYYSRREDKRDKERDRPRERTHEREREREHSPSTMSYTSDEERYRYREYQERGYGERHRDRASREKEERHRERRHREKEEGRRKSSHSSSSRRRHDSEEGDSHRRHKHKKSKRSKEGKEASEDMGADQENQEAME; from the exons ATGTCCGGGGAGGAGGCGGACAAAACAGCTACCACTGACGCCAGCGCCGGTGACGAAGAGGAGGAATGGCTTTATGGAG ATGAGTCAGAAAgcaaagaggaagatgaagaacCCAAGCTAGATGCTGCTGCCAG TGCACCTGCTGAGACTTCAACAgacgatgctgctgctgttgttgatgTACACGCTACGGGCAACGGAGTGGTCTCCGAG TCCCAAGGTGAAGCTGCAGGCGAGGATGTGGAGAGCGACAGCGACAGcgatgatgacgacgacgatGTCCGAGTCACCATTGGTGACATCAAAACTGGAGCACCGCAATACAC gACATATGGCACCCCCCCTGTTAACCTCAACATAAAGACAACAGGATCCAGACCTTATGGACAAG taaCCACAAAGGTGAAGGGCGTGGATCTGGATGCACCAGGAAGCATTAATGGCGTTCCTGTGCTGGAGGTGGACATGGAGAGCTTTGAAGAGAAACCCTGGAGGAAGCCAG GAGCCGATCTGTCAGACTATTTCAACTATGGTTTTAATGAGGACACCTGGAAGGCTTACTGTGAGAAACAGAAGAGGCTGCGAATGGGCCTGGAGGTCTCTACAATTGGCTCAGTGACCAGCAAGATCTCT GTTCAGCAGGGcagaacaggaaatgaaaaggaTGTATCCAGTTTGGTTGTTCACACCTCCAAGACAGACTTTACGTCTCCTGTCAGCCTGTACAAGTCTGCTGTCAGTCAGATCACCAG GAAGACAAGTGGTACTATTGATGTGATTGGTGGACAGACGGCCACGATCAGCAGGGTTGAGGGACGACGCAGACACAATCTAGAGGGCAACAACATCCAG GTGATATCTGAACACTCAACATCAGAAGCTGAACCAGCCGCAGCCAAGATTCCCACCTTCTTCCCCCCTGGACCACTTCCTCCGAACATACCCCCGCCTCCtttcctccctcctccaccAAACGTCAGCACTGCACCTCCTCTTATACCTCCACCCA GATTGCCCATCACAGTTCCTCCTCCTGGTTTTCACCCTCCAACAAGCGGCCCTCCACCTTCTCTAATTCCCCCAATGGATAG CCATCCTGGAGGCTACGATGGTCGCTCTGTCCCACCGTACCCGTTTCCTcaag GTGCTTACCCTCCACCCTTAACTGGAGGCGTGCCTCCTCCGTGGCCCCCCATGGTGGACAACAGCAAACCTTGGGACTATTATTCCCGTCGGGAAGACAAGAGAGACAAGGAGCGGGACCGGCCCAGAGAGCGAACGCATGAGCGCGAGCGAGAGAGGGAGCACAGCCCCTCAACCATGAGCTACACCAG TGATGAGGAGCGGTATCGCTACCGTGAGTACCAAGAACGTGGTTACGGGGAGCGCCATCGTGACCGGGCAAGCCGAGAAAAAGaggagagacacagagagaggcGGCACcgagagaaagaggagggacGTCGCAAGTCCTCTCACAG cagcagcagtcgaCGGAGACACGACAGCGAGGAGGGCGACAGCCACAggagacacaaacacaagaaGAGTAAGAGGAGCAAGGAGGGCAAAGAGGCTAGTGAGGATATGGGTGCAGATCAGGAGAACCAGGAGGCTATGGAGTAG
- the fip1l1b gene encoding pre-mRNA 3'-end-processing factor FIP1 isoform X1 translates to MSGEEADKTATTDASAGDEEEEWLYGDESESKEEDEEPKLDAAASAPAETSTDDAAAVVDVHATGNGVVSESQGEAAGEDVESDSDSDDDDDDVRVTIGDIKTGAPQYTTYGTPPVNLNIKTTGSRPYGQVTTKVKGVDLDAPGSINGVPVLEVDMESFEEKPWRKPGADLSDYFNYGFNEDTWKAYCEKQKRLRMGLEVSTIGSVTSKISVQQGRTGNEKDVSSLVVHTSKTDFTSPVSLYKSAVSQITRKTSGTIDVIGGQTATISRVEGRRRHNLEGNNIQVISEHSTSEAEPAAAKIPTFFPPGPLPPNIPPPPFLPPPPNVSTAPPLIPPPRLPITVPPPGFHPPTSGPPPSLIPPMDSHPGGYDGRSVPPYPFPQGAYPPPLTGGVPPPWPPMVDNSKPWDYYSRREDKRDKERDRPRERTHEREREREHSPSTMSYTRSEGQIQQCDEERYRYREYQERGYGERHRDRASREKEERHRERRHREKEEGRRKSSHSSSSRRRHDSEEGDSHRRHKHKKSKRSKEGKEASEDMGADQENQEAME, encoded by the exons ATGTCCGGGGAGGAGGCGGACAAAACAGCTACCACTGACGCCAGCGCCGGTGACGAAGAGGAGGAATGGCTTTATGGAG ATGAGTCAGAAAgcaaagaggaagatgaagaacCCAAGCTAGATGCTGCTGCCAG TGCACCTGCTGAGACTTCAACAgacgatgctgctgctgttgttgatgTACACGCTACGGGCAACGGAGTGGTCTCCGAG TCCCAAGGTGAAGCTGCAGGCGAGGATGTGGAGAGCGACAGCGACAGcgatgatgacgacgacgatGTCCGAGTCACCATTGGTGACATCAAAACTGGAGCACCGCAATACAC gACATATGGCACCCCCCCTGTTAACCTCAACATAAAGACAACAGGATCCAGACCTTATGGACAAG taaCCACAAAGGTGAAGGGCGTGGATCTGGATGCACCAGGAAGCATTAATGGCGTTCCTGTGCTGGAGGTGGACATGGAGAGCTTTGAAGAGAAACCCTGGAGGAAGCCAG GAGCCGATCTGTCAGACTATTTCAACTATGGTTTTAATGAGGACACCTGGAAGGCTTACTGTGAGAAACAGAAGAGGCTGCGAATGGGCCTGGAGGTCTCTACAATTGGCTCAGTGACCAGCAAGATCTCT GTTCAGCAGGGcagaacaggaaatgaaaaggaTGTATCCAGTTTGGTTGTTCACACCTCCAAGACAGACTTTACGTCTCCTGTCAGCCTGTACAAGTCTGCTGTCAGTCAGATCACCAG GAAGACAAGTGGTACTATTGATGTGATTGGTGGACAGACGGCCACGATCAGCAGGGTTGAGGGACGACGCAGACACAATCTAGAGGGCAACAACATCCAG GTGATATCTGAACACTCAACATCAGAAGCTGAACCAGCCGCAGCCAAGATTCCCACCTTCTTCCCCCCTGGACCACTTCCTCCGAACATACCCCCGCCTCCtttcctccctcctccaccAAACGTCAGCACTGCACCTCCTCTTATACCTCCACCCA GATTGCCCATCACAGTTCCTCCTCCTGGTTTTCACCCTCCAACAAGCGGCCCTCCACCTTCTCTAATTCCCCCAATGGATAG CCATCCTGGAGGCTACGATGGTCGCTCTGTCCCACCGTACCCGTTTCCTcaag GTGCTTACCCTCCACCCTTAACTGGAGGCGTGCCTCCTCCGTGGCCCCCCATGGTGGACAACAGCAAACCTTGGGACTATTATTCCCGTCGGGAAGACAAGAGAGACAAGGAGCGGGACCGGCCCAGAGAGCGAACGCATGAGCGCGAGCGAGAGAGGGAGCACAGCCCCTCAACCATGAGCTACACCAGGTCAGAAGGACAGATACAACAATG TGATGAGGAGCGGTATCGCTACCGTGAGTACCAAGAACGTGGTTACGGGGAGCGCCATCGTGACCGGGCAAGCCGAGAAAAAGaggagagacacagagagaggcGGCACcgagagaaagaggagggacGTCGCAAGTCCTCTCACAG cagcagcagtcgaCGGAGACACGACAGCGAGGAGGGCGACAGCCACAggagacacaaacacaagaaGAGTAAGAGGAGCAAGGAGGGCAAAGAGGCTAGTGAGGATATGGGTGCAGATCAGGAGAACCAGGAGGCTATGGAGTAG
- the LOC103468923 gene encoding uncharacterized protein LOC103468923: protein MKMKFAAAVLLSLFSLGLSAPLSRCDDLLKPIAISKEEMLGRWYYIGGSSDIPGSRSLAYLMTDTWLDLNVTSKSNVLNIVQSQRILGTCSSLAYDVIFENSTMLIEQPFYLKEVYLSTECADCLVAKEDIISATNFTSLLIFSRSRSVSPAALEQLKKQAECLHMPTPIMLNSDNEICPDDITPSEGLSAINSVLQAKMGFRVGKFLDSLFDMFIN from the exons ATGAAGATGaagtttgctgctgctgtgctgctgaGTCTCTTCTCTCTGGGACTTTCTGCTCCTCTGAGCCGCTGTGACGATCTACTCAAACCAATAGCTATCAGCAAAGAAGAA atGTTGGGTCGGTGGTACTACATCGGGGGGAGTTCTGACATCCCAGGAAGTCGGTCGCTGGCCTACCTGATGACTGACACCTGGCTGGACCTGAATGTCACCTCCAAGAGCAACGTTCTCAATATCGTCCAGAGTCAGAGGAT ACTTGGGACTTGCTCCAGCTTAGCATACGACGTGATCTTTGAGAACAGCACAATGTTGATCG AGCAACCTTTCTACCTCAAAGAGGTCTACCTGTCAACAGAGTGCGCTGACTGTCTGGTTGCCAAAGAGGACATCATCTCTGCAACTAATTTCACTAGTCTGCTTATCTTTA gcaGAAGCAGGAGCGTCTCACCTGCTGCATTGGAGCAGCTCAAGAAACAAGCAGAGTGCCTTCACATGCCGACACCTATAATGTTAAACTCAGACAACG aaatctgcCCTGACGACATCACGCCCTCTGAGGGCCTGAGCGCAATCAACTCGGTACTGCAGGCAAAGATGGGATTTCGAGTGGGAAAATTTTTGGATTCTCTTTTTGACATGTTTATAAACTGA
- the LOC103468914 gene encoding uncharacterized protein LOC103468914 codes for MMESLHVAVAVLSLLSLGQTAPTTNCESLTKRIQIPGRDQLLGRWNLIAESTDVVSAKQLLEMSRITLWANYVAATEENIMIGSMHLKMAGLCFSMTFNSTLENNTFTLTYPYSTTSFQLKTGCPDCMVLYYNATFGRSSYRGVQLLSRRPKVSAAELQEFKKQVECLNLPEAAFLDPNQGFCPDPSLSKDSTSFDVTSFMGAGDMKMIDEIFRSGAAVETFSEMFSQIFSTFGETVEN; via the exons ATGATGGAGTCTCTGCATGTAGCTGTGGCTGTGTTGAGTCTTCTGTCTCTCGGACAGACAGCTCCTACGACCAACTGTGAAAGTCTAACCAAACGAATTCAGATCCCTGGGAGGGATCAG CTGCTCGGAAGATGGAACCTCATAGCAGAGAGCACGGACGTAGTCAGCGCCAAACAGTTGTTGGAGATGTCAAGGATAACCCTCTGGGCGAATTACGTCGCTGCTACTGAGGAAAACATCATGATCGGTTCTATGCACCTGAAGAT ggCTGGTCTATGCTTCTCTATGACGTTTAACTCAACCCTGGAAAACAACACTTTTACTTTAA CCTACCCGTACTCCACAACTAGTTTCCAGCTGAAAACAGGCTGTCCTGACTGCATGGTTTTGTACTACAACGCAACATTTGGAAGAAGTTCATACAGAGGTGTACAGCTTCTGA GCAGGAGACCGAAGGTTtctgctgctgagctgcaggagTTCAAGAAGCAGGTGGAGTGTTTGAACTTACCAGAAGCCGCCTTCCTGGATCCAAACCAAG GTTTTTGCCCAGATCCATCTCTCTCCAAAGACTCAACTAGTTTTGACGTGACCAGTTTCATGGGTGCTGGCGACATGAAAATGATCGATGAGATTTTCAGAAGTGGAGCAGCGGTAGAGAccttttctgaaatgttctcaCAAATCTTCAGCACTTTTGGAGAAACGGTGGAAAATTAG
- the LOC103468904 gene encoding uncharacterized protein LOC103468904: protein MMESLQAAVVVFSLLSLGQTAPVISCENMTQSIQVHERDKMLGRWNFVAMASAGQLFSPPSNWVDVKAITPNDEVITTQHPKMSGICHIINNNITVINNTLFSERPFSYRASLLPTSCPDCMLLYVQYTGRLSHRSLELLSRRTAVKDEEVEDFKKQAECLNFGVVQLKDPNTEFCKGKEGNL, encoded by the exons ATGATGGAGTCTCTTCAGGCAGCCGTGGTTGTGTTCAGTCTTCTGTCTCTCGGACAGACAGCTCCTGTGATCAGCTGTGAAAATATGACCCAATCCATTCAAGTCCATGAGAGAGATAAG ATGCTTGGAAGATGGAACTTTGTGGCGATGGCCTCAGCTGGGCAATTATTTTCGCCACCATCCAACTGGGTGGATGTCAAGGCTATTACTCCGAATGATGAAGTCATCACCACTCAGCacccaaaaat GTCCGGCATTTGCCACATAATCAATAACAACATAACGGTGATAAACAACACTTTGTTTTCGG AGCGACCTTTTTCCTACCGTGCCTCACTCCTGCCGACTTCCTGCCCAGATTGCATGCTTCTGTACGTCCAGTACACTGGAAGATTATCGCACAGGAGTCTGGAGCTTCTAA gTAGGAGAACTGCAGTGAAGGATGAAGAGGTGGAAGATTTTAAGAAGCAGGCCGAGTGTTTGAACTTCGGAGTAGTTCAACTCAAGGATCCCAACACAG AATTTTGCAAAGGTAAAGAAGGCAATCTGTGA
- the chic2 gene encoding cysteine-rich hydrophobic domain-containing protein 2 isoform X1, which translates to MMEDFDEIYEEEEEEEDEDRAAEEQLLKYAPDPVVVRGSGHVTVFGLSNKFESEFPSALTGKVAPEEFKASINRVNSCLRKTLPVNVRWLLCGCLCCCCTLGFSLWPVICLSKRTRRSIEKLLEWENNRLYHKLCLHWKLSKRKCETNNMMEYVILIEFLPKIPIFKPD; encoded by the exons ATGATGGAGGACTTTGATGAAATctacgaagaggaggaggaagaagaggacgaGGACAGGGCCGCAGAGGAACAGCTCCTCAAGTACGCTCCGGACCCGGTGGTGGTTCGAGGGTCCGGCCACGTCACGGT gtttGGACTTAGTAACAAATTTGAGTCAGAATTTCCTTCAGCACTTACAGGGAAG GTGGCGCCAGAAGAGTTCAAAGCCAGCATCAATCGAGTGAACAGCTGCCTGAGGAAGACGCTCCCAGTGAACGTGCGCTGGCTCCTGTGCggctgcctctgctgctgctgcactctGGGCTTCAGCTTGTGGCCGGTCATCTGCCTCAGCAAAAGG ACGAGAAGATCAATAGAGAAACTTTTAGAGTGGGAAAACAACAGACTTTATCACAAG TTGTGTTTGCATTGGAAACTTAGCAAACGGAAGTGCGAGACCAACAACATGATGGAATAT GTAATCCTAATAGAGTTCCTTCCCAAGATCCCCATCTTCAAACCAGACTAA
- the chic2 gene encoding cysteine-rich hydrophobic domain-containing protein 2 isoform X2, with protein MMEDFDEIYEEEEEEEDEDRAAEEQLLKYAPDPVVVRGSGHVTVFGLSNKFESEFPSALTGKVAPEEFKASINRVNSCLRKTLPVNVRWLLCGCLCCCCTLGFSLWPVICLSKRTRRSIEKLLEWENNRLYHKLCLHWKLSKRKCETNNMMEYVQLCFP; from the exons ATGATGGAGGACTTTGATGAAATctacgaagaggaggaggaagaagaggacgaGGACAGGGCCGCAGAGGAACAGCTCCTCAAGTACGCTCCGGACCCGGTGGTGGTTCGAGGGTCCGGCCACGTCACGGT gtttGGACTTAGTAACAAATTTGAGTCAGAATTTCCTTCAGCACTTACAGGGAAG GTGGCGCCAGAAGAGTTCAAAGCCAGCATCAATCGAGTGAACAGCTGCCTGAGGAAGACGCTCCCAGTGAACGTGCGCTGGCTCCTGTGCggctgcctctgctgctgctgcactctGGGCTTCAGCTTGTGGCCGGTCATCTGCCTCAGCAAAAGG ACGAGAAGATCAATAGAGAAACTTTTAGAGTGGGAAAACAACAGACTTTATCACAAG TTGTGTTTGCATTGGAAACTTAGCAAACGGAAGTGCGAGACCAACAACATGATGGAATAT GTTCAGCTCTGCTTCCCATAA